A stretch of the Salminus brasiliensis chromosome 23, fSalBra1.hap2, whole genome shotgun sequence genome encodes the following:
- the LOC140546241 gene encoding uncharacterized protein, with translation TCSDFLRCSLKTIQVFLLVCHNCGFIQICIYFLVFVSPPLLDTACVFRRLCSQANGGGITAHGNSKYAFLALPASKIPAFCPSSGKSSSAPAPVSNASKPTNRPSPCSKSSIPCLNLSRPSRSPTPPSNESLRVLGPSQLAQTHGTQNSYYSSSSSSSSYSSSSASPTSTSSSSSPSSPSLLSPTAVSRASRAPHVPGFSSPRQQPAASRSLPTVTPAPASKDMA, from the coding sequence ACATGCAGTGATTTCCTCAGATGTTCTCTCAAAACAATACAAGTATTTTTGTTGGTGTGTCACAACTGTGGGTTCATACAGATATGCATTTACTTTCTTGTCTTTGTGTCTCCACCCTTGCTTGACACTGCTTGTGTCTTTCGACGTCTTTGTTCGCAGGCTAATGGGGGCGGTATCACAGCTCACGGGAATAGTAAATATGCTTTCCTTGCTTTGCCTGCTTCTAAGATCCCAGCCTTTTGTCCTAGCTCGGGGAAAAGCAGCTCCGCTCCTGCTCCTGTTTCGAACGCCTCTAAGCCTACTAATCGCCCTTCTCCTTGCTCCAAGTCCTCTATCCCGTGTCTCAACCTGAGCCGGCCGAGCCGCAGCCCGACCCCGCCCTCTAACGAGTCCCTGCGAGTCCTCGGCCCTTCACAGTTGGCCCAAACCCACGGCACCCAAAACAGCTactattcctcctcctcttcttcctcatcctattcctcttcctctgcctctcCCACCTCTACCTCGTCTTCCTCATCCCCGtcttccccctctctccttTCCCCCACCGCCGTGAGCCGGGCTAGCCGTGCCCCACACGTCCCTGGCTTCAGCAGCCCGCGACAACAGCCTGCCGCCAGCAGAAGCCTGCCCACTGTCACACCAGCGCCAGCCTCAAAGGATATGGCATAA
- the LOC140545825 gene encoding sickle tail protein-like isoform X2: MQPHNVERRREAFLEHLKQKYPHHASSIMGHQERLRDHIRGPVHGGSAQPGVVEQGEHHSLASLESLEAMSEGEAPAAFTRGSRTRASLPAVKSSNHTKDRSLGVLYLQYGEETRQILMPNEVTTVDTVRALFVSAFPQQLNLKMLESPSVAIYIKDHARNVYYELTDIRNITPHSCLKLYHKDPTQAFNHTSRSNNGDARISRERLYGARQPATGPSLVHTLPAPHSPIRTVQGSMSPPAARSMPSSPSRLAYSSRTVGSATLPRERMSSAPPARSTTPCSSVILERRDVKPDEDVGPFSPSEARMSLASSQDVPDGAVFFPHRYSEVPDAPQHSLYRQKSRKYSENQHSVPLGPKTPPPSPHRVSEVRMIDIHPGQNTHMLAQAQEKSSPVRRSFRKDSNGAMEAVARVRGTLASPVFTDLPPGHGDRPFQGPITADPQSVRMKAMEQQLASLTGLVQHALLKGTNTSSGKETASEKSLSASPAHSINSGGVSPVAVCKSPALQTDPLQSAPPPPSDPAIGSSLTSFQKNVSSLRQQLQQLRHMQLQNQEAMRVMLQQAEEELVERVCERLRLLDDPLHKQRSQVDEERHRYLAMEENVLLQLGDLEKHVEGLKRDSMSVTAQRPITLRDVEDGAVSLRQVGEALAALKGEFPALQLKMRSVLKVEVEAVRFLKEEPHKMDSMLKRVKALTETLGSLRRCATEGYLHTDPMSSKPEEPESPVLPQNSPTPQPRSPARAVRSELTPSSPVLVQRARSAPVSLQPCQLSTALSHHASPPLTPTHGRDSPTVAKVSPRSREDSPALQKRGVPPVQEEVIHSSSVSAAENTTPPPPNEENTANTGDKAAGKEKVEDEAKTEMERILQQAQANLMKAIPNLEVTTQEDSSATDPPVTITLPDEVDCPQPPAPLPEATAPAEPVAEKPVQASAERLPKPPIEKPHRASVDRAKPCAAETGGKSPPPPPPRRFYPQSTGLTTGRSGEVIYTSRKESTSAQQEAEEGAIQAKPQRVPPEVKPKPYTPPPVSAATARDEEEDDEDKIIAELQVFEKCPVKDLEPRYVVDLTTHELPDTEAAFSLSSYDPKKTAHHCEDGKHTPGAPADSGVIYYITGTAKIPTDNLLREPEVHKESGEGITSSSKVSHLNASDLSQRPDILTSHELTLDPPKSVEESQDSADTHQKSLQISLLKSVRDTCRAEDDAQVVPKGKVSESITNRPGKQVLSSSENPVVAEKTCIGSEAQAAASQVVSQASELSSESGCQENEQQVVMRSAKVRARYTEDGSLSPDLPGEEAPPPPPPDNIAFMITKTKVKALSNGEYQQLVSSKGQDVETVKVGTDPTASAEEDSGFSKKPVIIVFDEPMDIRQAYKRLSTIFECEEELDRMLSEETIDEETEEEEAGSGHAMTKAEVGDQGRSDSQTADDRGSNLLVSGQQPNPTECSSPESEDGSKVDLPGDAKQEGKKKFKFKFPKKQLAAIGQAIRTGTKAGKKTLQVVVYEDEEEPDGTVRQAREAKRFEIKSQADSTSSVTSVSPTLQTNTISPPPSKGRSNEICKTTYKTLDSLEETIKQLETTISDMDPALSPETSRKESKTKRTAAQMEQGEGSPSKKPTSQNPKPQKCLQRKKAKAQSAPRTSSSGSSGSSNSSGTKQNPSGSPSSSRISSPRSRQQSGPAEKPGKSQKIQDSQRQFRQVVLL, from the exons ATTAGAGGTCCTGTTCATGGTGGAAGTGCCCAGCCTGGTGTAGTGGAGCAGGGGGAACACCACTCTCTGGCCTCCCTGGAGTCTCTGGAGGCCATGTCTGAGGGAGAAGCCCCCGCTGCCTTCACAAGGGGCAGCCGCACCCGGGCCAGCCTTCCTGCGGTCAAATCCAGCAACCACACCAAGGACCGATCACTAG GTGTGTTGTACCTTCAGTATGGAGAGGAGACTAGGCAGATTCTCATGCCCAATGAGGTGACGACTGTGGACACAGTCCGAGCTCTGTTCGTCAGTGCCTTTCCCCAGCAGCTCAACCTGAAGATGCTGGAGTCGCCCAGTGTGGCCATCTACATTAAAGACCATGCACGCAACGTCTACTACGAGCTCACAGACATCCG AAACATTACACCCCACTCCTGCCTGAAGCTCTACCACAAGGACCCCACCCAGGCCTTCAATCACACCTCCAGAAGCAACAACGGAGACGCCAGG ATATCCCGCGAGCGGCTGTATGGCGCTAGACAGCCAGCGACTGGTCCGAGCCTGGTCCACACCCTGCCGGCCCCACACAGCCCCATCCGCACTGTGCAGGGTTCCATGTCCCCACCAGCTGCTCGCTCCATGCCCTCCTCACCCTCCAGACTGGCCTACAGCTCCCGAACTGTGGGCAGTGCAACCCTGCCCCGCGAGCGCATGTCCAGCGCCCCCCCAGCCCGCTCCACCACACCCTGCTCCAGCGTCATCCTGGAGCGGCGTGACGTCAAACCAGATGAAGACGTGGGACCATTCAGCCCATCTGAAGCCCGCATGAGCCTGGCCTCGTCCCAGGATGTCCCAGACGGAGCGGTTTTCTTCCCACATCGCTATTCTGAGGTCCCTGATGCCCCCCAGCACTCCCTCTACAGGCAGAAGTCACGCAAGTACTCCGAAAACCAGCACAGCGTTCCGCTTGGGCCCAAGACCCCGCCCCCGTCCCCTCACAgagtgagtgaggtcaggatgattgACATCCACCCTGGGCAGAACACCCACATGCTGGCCCAGGCCCAGGAGAAAAGCTCACCCGTGCGGAGGTCATTCCGGAAGGATAGTAATGGCGCCATGGAGGCAGTGGCCAGGGTCAGGGGGACTTTGGCGTCCCCAGTTTTTACTGACCTTCCGCCGGGTCACGGTGACAGACCATTTCAAGGGCCAATAACAGCAGACCCTCAGAG TGTGCGGATGAAGGCTATGGAGCAGCAGCTAGCTAGTCTCACAGGTCTTGTTCAGCATGCACTTCTGAAGGGAACAAACACCAGCAGTGGCAAAGAGACCGCCAG TGAGAAGTCTCTTTCTGCATCTCCAGCTCACAGCATAAACAGTGGGG GAGTGTCCCCTGTGGCTGTCTGCAAAAGTCCTGCTCTACAGACTGACCCTCTACAGTCAGCACCACCTCCACCCTCAGACCCCGCCATTGGCTCCTCACTGACCAGCTTCCAGAAGAACGTGTCCAGCCTTCGGCAACAACTGCAGCAGCTCAGACACATGCAG CTGCAGAACCAGGAAGCTATGAGGGTGATGCTGCAGCAGGCTGAGGAAGAGCTGGTGGAGAGAGTATGCGAGCGGCTGAGGCTGCTGGACGATCCGCTGCACAAGCAGAGGAGCCAGGTGGACGAGGAGAGACACAGATACCTGGCCATGGAGGAAAACGTGCTGCTCCAGCTGGG AGACCTGGAGAAACACGTGGAGGGCCTGAAGAGGGACTCGATGTCCGTGACAGCTCAGCGCCCGATCACCTTGCGGGATGTGGAGGACGGGGCGGTCAGTCTGAGACAAGTTGGGGAGGCCCTCGCTGCACTGAAAG GGGAGTTCCCAGCACTGCAGCTGAAGATGCGCTCCGTGTTAAAAGTAGAGGTGGAAGCGGTGCGCTTTCTAAAGGAGGAGCCGCACAAGATGGACAGCATGCTGAAGAGGGTCAAAGCACTGACCGAAACATTGGGCAGCCTCAGGAG GTGTGCCACAGAGGGCTACCTCCACACTGACCCGATGTCCTCCAAGCCCGAGGAGCCCGAGTCCCCAGTCTTGCCCCAGAACTCCCCAACCCCTCAGCCGCGTTCCCCTGCACGGGCGGTCCGTTCTGAGCTCACCCCCTCCTCGCCCGTGCTGGTGCAGCGTGCCCGTAGCGCCCCAGTCAGCCTGCAGCCCTGCCAGCTCTCCACAGCCCTGTCCCACCATGCCAGCCCcccactcacacccacacacggCCGCGACTCCCCCACCGTTGCCAAGGTCAGCCCACGGAGCCGGGAGGACAGCCCCGCCCTGCAAAAGAGGGGTGTTCCGCCTGTCCAGGAGGAGGTCATTCACTCCAGCTCTGTTAGCGCAGCTGAAAACACCACACCTCCACCACCGAATGAGGAAAATACAGCAAATACAGGAGACAAG GCTGCAGGGAAGGAGAAGGTGGAGGATGAAGCAAAGACTGAGATGGAGAGGATTCTGCAGCAGGCCCAGGCCAACCTCATGAAAGCCATTCCTAACCTGGAGGTGACCACTCAGGAGGACAGCAGTGCTACAGACCCACCGGTCACCATCACACTGCCTGACGAAGTGGACTGCCCTCAACCTCCAGCTCCACTTCCAG AGGCCACCGCACCAGCAGAACCTGTAGCAGAAAAACCAGTCCAGGCCAGCGCGGAGAGGCTCCCGAAGCCTCCTATAGAGAAGCCACACCGAGCCAGTGTTGACAGAGCCAAGCCCTGCGCTGCCGAAACAGGAGGCAAGTCCCCTCCTCCGCCTCCCCCTCGCAGATTCTACCCTCAAAGCACTGGGCTTACAACCGGGCGCTCCGGAGAGGTGATCTACACCAGCCGCAAGGAATCCACCtctgctcag CAGGAGGCAGAGGAGGGAGCGATCCAAGCCAAACCCCAAAGAGTTCCCCCGGAGGTCAAACCCAAACCCTACACTCCTCCCCCTGTCAGCGCCGCTACTGCCCGAGACGAGGAAGAGGACGATGAAGATAAGATCATAGCAGAGCTGCAG GTGTTTGAGAAGTGCCCGGTTAAAGATTTAGAGCCAAGATATGTGGTCGACCTGACCACCCACGAGCTCCCAGACACCGAGGCAGCGTTCTCCCTCTCCTCATACGACCCAAAG AAAACAGCTCACCACTGCGAAGATGGAAAGCACACTCCCGGTGCTCCTGCTGACTCTGGG GTAATATATTACATCACTGGCACAGCAAAGATTCCCACCGACAATCTCCTTAGAGAACCTGAGGTCCACAAAGAGTCCGGGGAAGGAATCACTTCCTCCTCTAAGGTGTCCCATCTGAACGCTTCTGACCTTTCTCAGCGGCCAGACATACTAACATCACACGAGTTAACTTTAGATCCTCCTAAATCAGTGGAGGAAAGCCAGGATTCCGCTGATACTCATCAGAAATCTCTTCAGATAAGTCTTCTTAAGTCTGTGAGGGATACCTGCAGGGCTGAAGATGATGCGCAAGTTGTTCCGAAAGGAAAAGTGTCTGAGAGCATCACAAACAGGCCAGGAAAGCAAGTGCTTTCAAGTTCTGAAAACCCGGTTGTCGCTGAGAAAACCTGTATTGGATCTGAGGCGCAGGCGGCTGCCTCTCAAGTGGTATCTCAAGCCTCGGAGTTATCGTCAGAGAGCGGGTGCCAAGAGAATGAGCAGCAAGTGGTAATGAGGTCAGCTAAAGTTCGAGCAAGGTACACAGAGGATGGCAGCTTGAGCCCTGACCTTCCTGGAGAGGAGGCTCCGCCTCCACCCCCACCTGACAACATTGCCTTTATGATCACTAAAACCAAAGTAAAGGCTCTGTCCAACGGAGAGTACCAGCAGTTGGTCAGCTCCAAGGGCCAAGACGTTGAAACCGTAAAAGTAGGAACAGACCCAACCGCATCTGCCGAAGAGGACAGCGGGTTTAGTAAGAAACCCGTCATCATCGTCTTTGATGAGCCTATGGACATCCGGCAGGCATACAAACGTCTCTCCACCATCTTTGAGTGCGAGGAGGAGCTGGACAGGATGCTTTCGGAGGAAACCATTGACGAGGAGACAGAAGAAGAGGAGGCAGGCTCAGGGCATGCAATGACTAAGGCTGAGGTAGGAGATCAGGGCAGGTCAGACAGTCAAACGGCAGATGATCGTGGTAGTAATCTTTTAGTTAGTGGACAACAGCCGAATCCTACAGAGTGCTCTTCCCCAGAGTCGGAGGATGGATCCAAGGTAGATCTGCCTGGTGATGCAAAGCAAGAAGGTAAAAAGaaatttaagtttaagtttcCCAAGAAGCAGCTAGCAGCCATCGGCCAAGCGATCCGCACCGGGACAAAAGCAGGCAAAAAGACCCTGCAGGTGGTAGTTTACGAGGACGAAGAAGAACCAGATGGTACGGTGAGACAGGCAAGAGAGGCCAAGAGGTTCGAGATCAAATCGCAAGCAGACTCTACCAGTTCCGTCACTTCCGTCAGCCCCACTCTGCAAACCAACACAATCAGTCCTCCACCCTCTAAAGGAAGGAGTAATGAGATCTGCAAGACCACCTACAAGACCTTGGACAGCCTAGAGGAGACCATCAAGCAACTAGAAACAACAATCAGCGACATGGACCCAGCGCTGTCCCCCGAAACTTCACGAAAAGAGTCAAAGACCAAGAGAACCGCTGCTCAAATGGAGCAGGGTGAAGGGAGCCCCTCGAAGAAGCCAACTTCTCAGAacccaaaaccccaaaaatGTCTGCAGCGGAAGAAGGCCAAAGCACAGTCCGCCCCTCGAACCTCGTCTTCCGGTTCCTCCGGTTCCTCCAACTCCAGTGGCACTAAACAG AATCCCAGTGGCTCCCCTTCGTCAAGTCGAATTTCCTCACCCAGATCCCGGCAGCAGTCGGGACCTGCAGAGAAGCCCGGGAAGTCCCAAAAGATCCAGGACTCCCAGAGGCAATTCCGACAGGTAGTTTTACTGTAG
- the LOC140545825 gene encoding sickle tail protein homolog isoform X1: protein MQPHNVERRREAFLEHLKQKYPHHASSIMGHQERLRDHIRGPVHGGSAQPGVVEQGEHHSLASLESLEAMSEGEAPAAFTRGSRTRASLPAVKSSNHTKDRSLGVLYLQYGEETRQILMPNEVTTVDTVRALFVSAFPQQLNLKMLESPSVAIYIKDHARNVYYELTDIRNITPHSCLKLYHKDPTQAFNHTSRSNNGDARISRERLYGARQPATGPSLVHTLPAPHSPIRTVQGSMSPPAARSMPSSPSRLAYSSRTVGSATLPRERMSSAPPARSTTPCSSVILERRDVKPDEDVGPFSPSEARMSLASSQDVPDGAVFFPHRYSEVPDAPQHSLYRQKSRKYSENQHSVPLGPKTPPPSPHRVSEVRMIDIHPGQNTHMLAQAQEKSSPVRRSFRKDSNGAMEAVARVRGTLASPVFTDLPPGHGDRPFQGPITADPQSVRMKAMEQQLASLTGLVQHALLKGTNTSSGKETASEKSLSASPAHSINSGGVSPVAVCKSPALQTDPLQSAPPPPSDPAIGSSLTSFQKNVSSLRQQLQQLRHMQLQNQEAMRVMLQQAEEELVERVCERLRLLDDPLHKQRSQVDEERHRYLAMEENVLLQLGDLEKHVEGLKRDSMSVTAQRPITLRDVEDGAVSLRQVGEALAALKGEFPALQLKMRSVLKVEVEAVRFLKEEPHKMDSMLKRVKALTETLGSLRRCATEGYLHTDPMSSKPEEPESPVLPQNSPTPQPRSPARAVRSELTPSSPVLVQRARSAPVSLQPCQLSTALSHHASPPLTPTHGRDSPTVAKVSPRSREDSPALQKRGVPPVQEEVIHSSSVSAAENTTPPPPNEENTANTGDKAAGKEKVEDEAKTEMERILQQAQANLMKAIPNLEVTTQEDSSATDPPVTITLPDEVDCPQPPAPLPEATAPAEPVAEKPVQASAERLPKPPIEKPHRASVDRAKPCAAETGGKSPPPPPPRRFYPQSTGLTTGRSGEVIYTSRKESTSAQQEAEEGAIQAKPQRVPPEVKPKPYTPPPVSAATARDEEEDDEDKIIAELQVFEKCPVKDLEPRYVVDLTTHELPDTEAAFSLSSYDPKKTAHHCEDGKHTPGAPADSGVIYYITGTAKIPTDNLLREPEVHKESGEGITSSSKNPSGSPSSSRISSPRSRQQSGPAEKPGKSQKIQDSQRQFRQVVLL from the exons ATTAGAGGTCCTGTTCATGGTGGAAGTGCCCAGCCTGGTGTAGTGGAGCAGGGGGAACACCACTCTCTGGCCTCCCTGGAGTCTCTGGAGGCCATGTCTGAGGGAGAAGCCCCCGCTGCCTTCACAAGGGGCAGCCGCACCCGGGCCAGCCTTCCTGCGGTCAAATCCAGCAACCACACCAAGGACCGATCACTAG GTGTGTTGTACCTTCAGTATGGAGAGGAGACTAGGCAGATTCTCATGCCCAATGAGGTGACGACTGTGGACACAGTCCGAGCTCTGTTCGTCAGTGCCTTTCCCCAGCAGCTCAACCTGAAGATGCTGGAGTCGCCCAGTGTGGCCATCTACATTAAAGACCATGCACGCAACGTCTACTACGAGCTCACAGACATCCG AAACATTACACCCCACTCCTGCCTGAAGCTCTACCACAAGGACCCCACCCAGGCCTTCAATCACACCTCCAGAAGCAACAACGGAGACGCCAGG ATATCCCGCGAGCGGCTGTATGGCGCTAGACAGCCAGCGACTGGTCCGAGCCTGGTCCACACCCTGCCGGCCCCACACAGCCCCATCCGCACTGTGCAGGGTTCCATGTCCCCACCAGCTGCTCGCTCCATGCCCTCCTCACCCTCCAGACTGGCCTACAGCTCCCGAACTGTGGGCAGTGCAACCCTGCCCCGCGAGCGCATGTCCAGCGCCCCCCCAGCCCGCTCCACCACACCCTGCTCCAGCGTCATCCTGGAGCGGCGTGACGTCAAACCAGATGAAGACGTGGGACCATTCAGCCCATCTGAAGCCCGCATGAGCCTGGCCTCGTCCCAGGATGTCCCAGACGGAGCGGTTTTCTTCCCACATCGCTATTCTGAGGTCCCTGATGCCCCCCAGCACTCCCTCTACAGGCAGAAGTCACGCAAGTACTCCGAAAACCAGCACAGCGTTCCGCTTGGGCCCAAGACCCCGCCCCCGTCCCCTCACAgagtgagtgaggtcaggatgattgACATCCACCCTGGGCAGAACACCCACATGCTGGCCCAGGCCCAGGAGAAAAGCTCACCCGTGCGGAGGTCATTCCGGAAGGATAGTAATGGCGCCATGGAGGCAGTGGCCAGGGTCAGGGGGACTTTGGCGTCCCCAGTTTTTACTGACCTTCCGCCGGGTCACGGTGACAGACCATTTCAAGGGCCAATAACAGCAGACCCTCAGAG TGTGCGGATGAAGGCTATGGAGCAGCAGCTAGCTAGTCTCACAGGTCTTGTTCAGCATGCACTTCTGAAGGGAACAAACACCAGCAGTGGCAAAGAGACCGCCAG TGAGAAGTCTCTTTCTGCATCTCCAGCTCACAGCATAAACAGTGGGG GAGTGTCCCCTGTGGCTGTCTGCAAAAGTCCTGCTCTACAGACTGACCCTCTACAGTCAGCACCACCTCCACCCTCAGACCCCGCCATTGGCTCCTCACTGACCAGCTTCCAGAAGAACGTGTCCAGCCTTCGGCAACAACTGCAGCAGCTCAGACACATGCAG CTGCAGAACCAGGAAGCTATGAGGGTGATGCTGCAGCAGGCTGAGGAAGAGCTGGTGGAGAGAGTATGCGAGCGGCTGAGGCTGCTGGACGATCCGCTGCACAAGCAGAGGAGCCAGGTGGACGAGGAGAGACACAGATACCTGGCCATGGAGGAAAACGTGCTGCTCCAGCTGGG AGACCTGGAGAAACACGTGGAGGGCCTGAAGAGGGACTCGATGTCCGTGACAGCTCAGCGCCCGATCACCTTGCGGGATGTGGAGGACGGGGCGGTCAGTCTGAGACAAGTTGGGGAGGCCCTCGCTGCACTGAAAG GGGAGTTCCCAGCACTGCAGCTGAAGATGCGCTCCGTGTTAAAAGTAGAGGTGGAAGCGGTGCGCTTTCTAAAGGAGGAGCCGCACAAGATGGACAGCATGCTGAAGAGGGTCAAAGCACTGACCGAAACATTGGGCAGCCTCAGGAG GTGTGCCACAGAGGGCTACCTCCACACTGACCCGATGTCCTCCAAGCCCGAGGAGCCCGAGTCCCCAGTCTTGCCCCAGAACTCCCCAACCCCTCAGCCGCGTTCCCCTGCACGGGCGGTCCGTTCTGAGCTCACCCCCTCCTCGCCCGTGCTGGTGCAGCGTGCCCGTAGCGCCCCAGTCAGCCTGCAGCCCTGCCAGCTCTCCACAGCCCTGTCCCACCATGCCAGCCCcccactcacacccacacacggCCGCGACTCCCCCACCGTTGCCAAGGTCAGCCCACGGAGCCGGGAGGACAGCCCCGCCCTGCAAAAGAGGGGTGTTCCGCCTGTCCAGGAGGAGGTCATTCACTCCAGCTCTGTTAGCGCAGCTGAAAACACCACACCTCCACCACCGAATGAGGAAAATACAGCAAATACAGGAGACAAG GCTGCAGGGAAGGAGAAGGTGGAGGATGAAGCAAAGACTGAGATGGAGAGGATTCTGCAGCAGGCCCAGGCCAACCTCATGAAAGCCATTCCTAACCTGGAGGTGACCACTCAGGAGGACAGCAGTGCTACAGACCCACCGGTCACCATCACACTGCCTGACGAAGTGGACTGCCCTCAACCTCCAGCTCCACTTCCAG AGGCCACCGCACCAGCAGAACCTGTAGCAGAAAAACCAGTCCAGGCCAGCGCGGAGAGGCTCCCGAAGCCTCCTATAGAGAAGCCACACCGAGCCAGTGTTGACAGAGCCAAGCCCTGCGCTGCCGAAACAGGAGGCAAGTCCCCTCCTCCGCCTCCCCCTCGCAGATTCTACCCTCAAAGCACTGGGCTTACAACCGGGCGCTCCGGAGAGGTGATCTACACCAGCCGCAAGGAATCCACCtctgctcag CAGGAGGCAGAGGAGGGAGCGATCCAAGCCAAACCCCAAAGAGTTCCCCCGGAGGTCAAACCCAAACCCTACACTCCTCCCCCTGTCAGCGCCGCTACTGCCCGAGACGAGGAAGAGGACGATGAAGATAAGATCATAGCAGAGCTGCAG GTGTTTGAGAAGTGCCCGGTTAAAGATTTAGAGCCAAGATATGTGGTCGACCTGACCACCCACGAGCTCCCAGACACCGAGGCAGCGTTCTCCCTCTCCTCATACGACCCAAAG AAAACAGCTCACCACTGCGAAGATGGAAAGCACACTCCCGGTGCTCCTGCTGACTCTGGG GTAATATATTACATCACTGGCACAGCAAAGATTCCCACCGACAATCTCCTTAGAGAACCTGAGGTCCACAAAGAGTCCGGGGAAGGAATCACTTCCTCCTCTAAG AATCCCAGTGGCTCCCCTTCGTCAAGTCGAATTTCCTCACCCAGATCCCGGCAGCAGTCGGGACCTGCAGAGAAGCCCGGGAAGTCCCAAAAGATCCAGGACTCCCAGAGGCAATTCCGACAGGTAGTTTTACTGTAG